A portion of the Tiliqua scincoides isolate rTilSci1 chromosome 3, rTilSci1.hap2, whole genome shotgun sequence genome contains these proteins:
- the LOC136644787 gene encoding carbonyl reductase [NADPH] 1-like, with protein sequence MSSTPVAVVTGSNKGIGFAIVRALCKQFPGDVYLTSRDIERGKEAVAKLQREGLKPLFHQLDINDLQSIRTLRSFLKEKYGGLNVLVNNAGIAFKVKDTTPFDIQAEVTLRTNFFATRDICTELLPLLQPNARVVNVSSMCGASALSRCSQDLQQKFRSDTITEDELVKLMEKFVEDTKKGVREKEGWPNTAYGVSKIGVTVLSRIQARQLNETRKADGILLNACCPGWVRTDMAGPNATKSPDEGAETPVYLALLPPGANGPHGQFVSEKRVQKW encoded by the exons ATGTCCAGCACTCCAGTAGCTGTGGTGACCGGATCCAACAAAGGCATTGGATTTGCCATTGTGCGGGCTCTATGCAAACAGTTCCCCGGTGATGTATACCTGACATCCCGGGACATCGAACGTGGCAAGGAGGCAGTGGCAAAGCTGCAGCGGGAAGGGCTGAAGCCACTTTTTCACCAGCTGGACATCAATGATCTTCAGAGCATCCGCACCCTCCGCAGTTTCCTGAAGGAGAAGTATGGAGGACTGAACGTGCTGGTCAACAACGCAGGGATTGCTTTCAAAG ttaaagataCTACTCCATTTGACATCCAAGCAGAAGTCACACTGAGAACAAACTTTTTTGCAACCAGAGATATTTGTACAGAATTGCTACCATTGTTGCAGCCTAATG CCAGAGTGGTGAACGTATCCAGCATGTGTGGTGCCTCAGCATTGTCCAGATGCAGCCAAGACCTGCAGCAGAAGTTTCGCAGTGACACCATCACTGAAGACGAGCTGGTGAAACTCATGGAAAAATTTGTTGAAGACACCAAGAAAGGAGTGCGCGAGAAGGAGGGGTGGCCAAATACTGCTTATGGAGTGTCTAAAATAGGAGTCACAGTTTTGTCCAGAATTCAGGCAAGACAACTGAATGAAACCAGGAAGGCAGATGGTATTCTCCTGAATGCCTGTTGTCCTGGGTGGGTCAGGACCGACATGGCAGGTCCCAATGCCACCAAATCTCCAGATGAGGGAGCCGAGACTCCAGTTTATTTAGCCCTTCTGCCCCCTGGTGCCAATGGGCCTCATGGCCAGTTTGTTAGTGAAAAAAGGGTACAGAAATGGTAA
- the LOC136645761 gene encoding carbonyl reductase [NADPH] 1-like, with protein MSSTPVAVVTGSNKGIGFAIVRALCKQFSGDIYITSRDIERGKEAVAKLQEEGLKPLFHQLDINDLQSICTLRDFLKEKYGGLNVLINNAGIAFKVADPTPFPTQAEVTMETNFFATRNVCNELLPLIKPQGRVVNVSSIMSVRALTGCSQDLQQKFRSDTITEEELEKLMKKFVEDTKKGVHEKEGWPNTAYGVSKIGVTVLSRIQARRLNETRKADGILLNACCPGWVRTDMAGPNATKSPDEGAETPVYLALLPPDANGPHGQFVSEKTVQTW; from the exons ATGTCCAGCACTCCAGTAGCTGTGGTGACCGGATCCAACAAAGGCATTGGATTTGCCATTGTGCGGGCTCTATGCAAACAATTCTCTGGGGACATATACATTACATCCCGGGACATTGAACGTGGCAAGGAGGCAGTGGCCAAGCTGCAGGAGGAAGGGCTGAAGCCACTTTTCCACCAGCTGGACATCAATGATCTGCAGAGCATCTGCACCCTCCGCGATTTCCTGAAGGAGAAGTATGGAGGACTGAACGTGCTGATCAACAATGCAGGGATTGCTTTCAAAG TGGCTGATCCCACACCATTTCCTACACAAGCAGAGGTGACCATGGAAACAAACTTTTTTGCAACCAGAAATGTCTGCAATGAGTTGTTGCCGTTAATTAAACCACAAG GTAGAGTAGTGAATGTGTCCAGCATCATGAGTGTCCGAGCGCTCACTGGATGCAGCCAAGACCTGCAGCAGAAGTTTCGCAGTGACACCATCACTGAAGAGGAGCTGGAGAAACTCATGAAAAAATTTGTGGAAGACACCAAGAAAGGAGTGCATGAGAAGGAGGGGTGGCCAAATACTGCTTATGGAGTGTCTAAAATAGGAGTCACAGTTTTGTCCAGAATTCAAGCAAGACGACTGAATGAAACCAGGAAGGCAGATGGTATTCTCCTGAATGCCTGTTGTCCTGGGTGGGTCAGGACCGACATGGCAGGTCCCAATGCCACCAAATCTCCAGATGAGGGAGCCGAGACTCCAGTTTATTTAGCCCTTCTGCCCCCTGATGCCAATGGGCCTCATGGCCAGTTTGTTAGTGAAAAAACTGTTCAAACTTGGTGA